Proteins encoded in a region of the Chryseobacterium piperi genome:
- a CDS encoding response regulator, which produces MKKKVVLIQDNEEILDIMDEVLEDEGFDVTASLTTEPIEKIDEIDPDVVIVDDNIKGDKKGAKVIEELKTDPQTEDVSAVLTSTSHDLPEKAKECMADDYIEKPFDIDHMINVVKKNS; this is translated from the coding sequence ATGAAAAAAAAGGTTGTCCTTATCCAGGATAATGAAGAGATCCTGGATATAATGGATGAAGTACTAGAAGATGAAGGATTTGATGTCACTGCGTCTTTAACAACCGAACCAATTGAAAAAATCGACGAGATTGACCCCGATGTTGTTATTGTCGATGATAACATCAAGGGAGACAAGAAAGGGGCAAAAGTTATTGAAGAATTAAAGACTGATCCTCAGACAGAAGACGTTTCTGCTGTACTTACTTCCACGTCACATGATTTACCGGAGAAAGCAAAAGAATGCATGGCAGATGACTATATCGAAAAACCGTTTGATATCGATCATATGATTAATGTAGTTAAAAAAAACTCCTGA
- a CDS encoding helix-turn-helix domain-containing protein: MNVLIIVTAISLFISLFLAFFLLTVKTKHKTSNVLFAVFLIITAMDISDPLLSLIINRPSNLGMLKNTLAFLQIPVFYLYVLSVCYSDFKFKPKYIIHLLPFLIANIILIPRFYTVDIASKIDFIMNRQTRIELQFNHVLFHMQVLIYFVAIFMLLRKSKKLYLENNAGTSIHSYHWLFQFTVVLTVLYLIAILKNIFKFSDYPYISEWIKIGILVLQLFIVCWYLFKALNNPDLFRNIDSKLKLVSDIILEEKENEPEVVNEKEYNEELLKLKNYMISEKPFLNPSLTIQDISKDIEIPVRDLSLLINHQLGQHFFDFINTYRIESAMAILKDTEKNKVTVLEILYEVGFNSKSSFNTAFKKHTGITPTEYRKAL, encoded by the coding sequence ATGAATGTCTTAATTATTGTGACAGCAATCTCCTTATTCATTTCATTGTTTCTTGCATTTTTCCTGCTTACGGTTAAAACAAAACATAAGACCAGTAACGTTCTTTTTGCTGTTTTTCTTATCATCACTGCAATGGATATAAGTGATCCATTATTGAGCCTGATAATTAACCGGCCCTCGAATCTGGGAATGCTGAAAAATACTTTGGCCTTTCTGCAAATTCCTGTTTTTTATCTCTATGTATTGTCGGTTTGCTATTCTGACTTTAAGTTTAAACCAAAATATATCATACATCTGCTTCCGTTTTTAATAGCGAATATAATTTTGATACCTCGCTTTTACACAGTGGATATTGCTTCTAAAATTGACTTTATTATGAATCGTCAAACCAGAATAGAGCTGCAGTTCAATCACGTTCTTTTTCATATGCAGGTGCTTATCTATTTTGTTGCCATTTTTATGCTGTTGAGGAAATCAAAGAAATTGTATCTTGAAAACAACGCAGGAACAAGTATTCATTCTTATCATTGGTTATTTCAATTTACCGTAGTACTGACTGTTTTATATCTGATTGCCATTCTCAAAAATATATTCAAGTTTTCGGACTATCCATATATCTCGGAATGGATAAAAATTGGAATCCTGGTACTTCAGCTGTTTATTGTTTGCTGGTATTTATTTAAAGCGCTAAATAATCCAGATTTATTCAGAAATATCGATTCAAAATTAAAACTCGTTTCGGATATTATTTTAGAAGAAAAGGAGAACGAACCTGAAGTGGTCAATGAAAAAGAATATAATGAAGAACTATTGAAGTTAAAGAATTACATGATAAGTGAAAAGCCCTTTCTTAATCCTTCTTTAACGATCCAGGATATTTCTAAGGATATTGAGATCCCGGTTCGGGATTTATCACTTTTAATCAATCATCAGCTAGGGCAGCATTTTTTTGATTTTATCAATACATACCGTATCGAAAGTGCGATGGCTATTTTAAAGGATACTGAAAAAAACAAAGTAACTGTTCTTGAAATTCTATATGAGGTTGGTTTTAATTCTAAATCTTCCTTTAATACTGCATTTAAAAAACATACCGGGATTACTCCGACAGAATATCGTAAAGCGTTGTAA
- a CDS encoding serine hydrolase domain-containing protein, with protein MKNALKILTVLLISNCAFGQEISSRMDSIIKTKHEKNPDVGISVGYIHNNEEYYTAYGKLSKESSINIDKNSIFEIASITKILTSNLIAQAVIEHKINTDDYIDNYLPKGYVLQNSLKKKIKISDLASHQSGLPDIDFGKLIELNPQQPVSNVTEKTLTAIVNNCTELIDYGKYRYSSIGYTLLGQILEKIYGKSYNKILHEKILSPSKMTNTLTKDFNVKNITTGYNPNGGIQEFFEWNITASAGLVKSNASDMITYLKSVLAKDNAISQAAVVTEKIYYKDNNREMGLGINILTDDQNTIYVKSGDSMGESSIICYNRVKNWGVIILLNQRNSKMRQDLLNEIYDTLLK; from the coding sequence ATGAAAAACGCATTAAAAATTTTAACGGTACTATTAATAAGCAATTGTGCCTTTGGACAGGAAATTTCCAGCAGAATGGATTCCATTATTAAAACTAAACATGAAAAAAATCCGGACGTCGGAATCAGTGTTGGTTACATCCACAATAATGAAGAGTATTATACAGCCTATGGGAAGCTGAGCAAAGAAAGCTCAATCAATATTGACAAAAATTCCATATTTGAAATTGCTTCTATTACTAAAATCCTGACTTCAAATTTAATAGCACAGGCAGTGATTGAGCATAAAATAAATACAGATGATTATATAGATAATTATCTTCCTAAAGGATATGTATTACAAAACAGTCTTAAAAAGAAAATAAAAATATCAGATTTAGCTTCTCACCAATCCGGATTACCTGATATAGATTTTGGAAAATTGATAGAGCTGAATCCACAGCAACCGGTAAGCAATGTAACTGAAAAAACATTGACTGCCATTGTCAATAATTGTACTGAATTAATCGACTACGGAAAATACCGGTATTCAAGTATCGGTTATACTTTACTGGGACAAATTTTAGAAAAAATATATGGGAAGAGTTATAATAAAATTCTTCACGAAAAAATTCTGTCTCCATCGAAAATGACGAACACATTGACAAAAGATTTTAATGTGAAAAACATAACAACAGGTTACAATCCTAATGGTGGTATTCAGGAATTTTTTGAATGGAATATAACAGCATCTGCAGGGCTGGTGAAGTCCAATGCTTCTGATATGATTACCTATTTGAAATCGGTTTTGGCCAAAGACAATGCCATATCCCAGGCTGCTGTAGTCACTGAAAAAATCTACTACAAAGACAACAACAGGGAGATGGGTCTTGGAATCAATATCCTGACAGATGATCAAAATACAATTTATGTAAAATCAGGTGACTCTATGGGAGAATCTTCAATTATATGTTACAATAGAGTTAAGAACTGGGGAGTTATTATTCTTTTGAATCAGAGGAACTCTAAAATGAGACAGGATTTATTAAATGAAATCTATGATACTTTATTAAAATAG
- a CDS encoding sigma 54-interacting transcriptional regulator: MKNDITFKELKKSGYTDKTINEEIQANLIARIKAKEPVFEGLLGYEDTVIPQLKKAILAGHHINLLGLRGQAKTRIARSMVDLLDEYMPIVKGSEINDSPFHPISKFARDLIAEHGDDTPIAWVHRSNRFFEKLATPDVNVADLIGDIDPIKAATLKLPYSDERVLHYGMIPRANRSIFVLNELPDLQARIQVSLFNILQEGDIQIRGFQLRMPLDIQFVFTANPEDYTNRGSIVTPLKDRIGSQIFTHYPQTIALARQITEQEARVSAEDQSRIQIPGLAKDLLEEVAFAARDSEYVDAKSGVSARLTISAMENLVAAAKLRLIESDAKKMTVRLLDFMSIIPSITGKIELVYEGEQEGADYVAKILIDKAVMVQFESLFPRISKLEKEGIKTPYTDLIKWFNKNHLELNYMDTDKEYYGKLNSIPPLVAVVEENTSGLSAEDQNFCKELVLWALTINKKIDKSENQAAFTFDSADIGQFFRN, from the coding sequence ATGAAAAACGATATTACATTCAAAGAGTTAAAAAAATCCGGATACACTGATAAAACGATTAATGAAGAAATCCAGGCCAATTTAATTGCACGAATTAAAGCTAAAGAACCCGTATTTGAAGGACTATTAGGTTATGAAGATACGGTAATTCCCCAATTGAAAAAGGCAATTCTTGCCGGTCACCATATCAATCTTCTGGGCTTACGCGGACAGGCAAAAACTAGGATTGCGAGAAGCATGGTTGATCTTCTTGACGAATATATGCCTATTGTAAAGGGATCAGAAATCAATGACAGCCCATTTCATCCTATCTCAAAATTTGCCAGAGATCTTATTGCTGAACATGGCGATGATACTCCAATTGCATGGGTACACCGCTCCAACCGATTCTTTGAAAAGCTGGCAACACCGGATGTGAATGTTGCCGATTTGATTGGGGATATAGATCCGATCAAAGCAGCCACTTTAAAGCTGCCTTATTCCGATGAACGTGTTTTGCATTACGGAATGATTCCCCGTGCTAACCGTTCTATATTTGTCTTAAACGAATTGCCCGATTTACAAGCCAGGATTCAAGTATCTCTGTTTAATATTCTACAGGAAGGTGATATTCAGATTCGTGGTTTTCAGCTGCGAATGCCGCTTGATATCCAGTTTGTATTCACAGCCAATCCGGAAGATTATACCAATCGCGGAAGTATCGTAACTCCTTTAAAGGATAGAATCGGATCACAGATTTTCACGCACTATCCTCAAACGATTGCCCTTGCCCGCCAGATTACAGAGCAGGAAGCCAGAGTTTCAGCTGAAGATCAATCAAGAATACAAATTCCGGGGCTGGCAAAAGATCTTTTAGAGGAAGTCGCTTTTGCAGCACGCGATAGTGAATATGTGGATGCAAAAAGCGGTGTCAGTGCCCGTCTTACCATCAGTGCGATGGAAAATCTGGTTGCCGCCGCAAAATTACGTTTGATCGAATCAGATGCTAAAAAAATGACAGTTCGATTACTTGACTTCATGTCAATTATTCCGTCTATTACAGGAAAAATCGAACTTGTGTATGAAGGTGAACAGGAAGGTGCAGATTATGTTGCAAAGATATTAATTGATAAAGCCGTTATGGTTCAATTTGAAAGCCTGTTTCCTCGTATTTCTAAGTTGGAAAAAGAAGGCATCAAAACACCGTATACCGACTTAATCAAATGGTTTAATAAAAACCATCTGGAGCTCAATTATATGGATACTGATAAGGAATATTATGGAAAGCTCAACAGCATTCCTCCTTTAGTAGCTGTAGTTGAAGAAAATACTTCCGGATTAAGTGCAGAGGATCAAAATTTCTGTAAAGAATTGGTTCTATGGGCATTGACGATTAACAAAAAAATAGATAAATCTGAAAATCAAGCAGCTTTTACGTTTGATTCCGCAGATATCGGTCAATTCTTCCGTAATTAA
- a CDS encoding vWA domain-containing protein codes for MTNTYLNFQKGFIFSKHIPEEVSNFDRVFDIFKDLLTHTSGDIEEAFHWLDMLDKEYDIFTDEYTLEDFEEDLRKRGYIKKEDDTEEGNTGSGKGKNILTAKLEAALREYALDQIFGKLKKSGVGNHRTTKTGVGDERDGENRSYQYGDDLSLVNMTESLKNAQINNGIADLRLTEDDLIVEETKHKAQMSTVLMIDISHSMILYGEDRITPAKKVAMALVELINRKYPKDSIDIIVFGNEAWPIKVKDLPYLKVGPYHTNTVAGLELAMDILRRKRNTNKQIFMITDGKPSCIQLPTGEFYMNSNGLDEMIVSQCLNRAAQARKLKIPITTFMIAQDPYLRQFVEAFTAQNKGKAFLTGLSGLGQMIFEDYEKNRIKRI; via the coding sequence ATGACAAATACATATTTAAATTTTCAAAAAGGCTTTATATTCAGTAAACATATTCCGGAAGAAGTATCCAATTTCGATCGGGTTTTCGACATTTTTAAAGACCTGCTCACCCATACCTCCGGTGATATCGAAGAAGCTTTTCACTGGCTCGATATGCTGGATAAAGAGTATGACATTTTCACTGATGAATACACCCTTGAGGATTTTGAAGAAGATTTAAGAAAACGGGGATATATTAAGAAGGAGGATGATACCGAAGAAGGCAATACCGGATCCGGAAAAGGCAAAAATATACTGACCGCTAAATTGGAAGCCGCTTTACGGGAGTATGCCCTAGATCAGATTTTTGGAAAGCTGAAAAAAAGTGGTGTAGGAAACCATCGTACAACAAAAACAGGAGTCGGTGATGAGCGGGATGGTGAAAATCGTTCCTATCAATATGGAGATGACTTATCTCTGGTAAACATGACCGAAAGCTTAAAAAATGCACAGATCAATAATGGAATTGCAGATTTACGTCTCACGGAAGATGATCTCATTGTAGAGGAAACCAAGCATAAAGCTCAAATGAGTACTGTCCTTATGATCGACATTAGCCATTCCATGATTTTATATGGGGAAGACCGGATTACGCCTGCTAAAAAAGTAGCCATGGCGTTAGTGGAACTCATTAACAGAAAATACCCCAAAGATTCGATCGACATTATCGTTTTTGGAAATGAAGCGTGGCCAATAAAAGTAAAAGACCTTCCCTACCTGAAGGTAGGCCCTTATCACACCAACACTGTTGCAGGTCTGGAACTGGCTATGGATATTCTGCGCAGAAAAAGGAATACCAACAAACAGATCTTTATGATTACCGATGGAAAACCAAGCTGTATCCAGTTACCTACCGGAGAATTTTACATGAACAGTAACGGTCTGGATGAAATGATTGTTTCCCAGTGCCTCAACAGGGCAGCACAAGCCAGAAAGTTGAAAATTCCCATTACCACATTTATGATTGCCCAGGATCCTTACCTACGCCAGTTTGTAGAAGCATTTACCGCACAAAATAAAGGGAAAGCCTTTCTGACAGGGTTGTCTGGATTGGGACAAATGATTTTTGAAGATTATGAAAAAAACAGGATAAAGAGAATATAA
- a CDS encoding membrane lipoprotein lipid attachment site-containing protein has translation MKKIIFLASAVLVLNSCVVSTAAKVVKGAVNVSYKAVKGTVNGISWAVSKAKGKIDEDRLDGTWRVVGAYRGSFEDFTKDQNPESSFTSDCTDGFDQIVFKAKKSKFKPAHCSSGKEDWVKYSLEFGRNPVTQEKENYIKYNSNNYISVIDVNNKTMVLEGNVIPKLAFSGTKLFLLEKVK, from the coding sequence ATGAAAAAAATAATATTTCTCGCTTCCGCTGTTTTAGTACTCAATTCTTGTGTGGTATCTACTGCTGCAAAGGTAGTAAAGGGTGCTGTAAACGTAAGTTACAAGGCGGTAAAAGGAACCGTGAATGGAATTAGCTGGGCAGTAAGCAAAGCCAAGGGAAAAATTGATGAAGATCGTTTAGATGGGACCTGGAGAGTGGTGGGTGCTTACCGTGGCTCTTTTGAAGATTTTACAAAAGATCAGAACCCTGAAAGCTCTTTTACTTCAGACTGTACAGATGGTTTCGATCAGATTGTTTTCAAAGCTAAAAAATCCAAGTTCAAACCGGCACATTGCAGCTCTGGTAAGGAGGATTGGGTGAAATATTCACTGGAGTTCGGAAGAAACCCTGTAACCCAGGAGAAAGAAAATTATATTAAGTATAACTCCAATAATTATATTTCCGTTATCGATGTTAATAATAAAACAATGGTTCTGGAAGGAAATGTAATTCCTAAACTGGCTTTTTCAGGGACTAAACTTTTTCTTTTAGAAAAGGTAAAATAG
- the glsA gene encoding glutaminase A: MKKNSLLLSAKGFFIAACLSFNMLAYAQKTADISTISEKTLNSILEKNRTYYTQGKVADYIPELGKMDANAVAFSVVENNGKIVNVGDVHKKFTMQSISKIIALMIAVTEKGEANVFDKMGYFGTDRPFNHFSNLETTGKPLNPMMNAGAILTTSLISGEGEKPFLKILEMVRYITKDPTIDYSKSVYESEKSTGHRNRGMFYLMKNNGLISGNEDQLDNYFKQCSIELTTEDLAKIGYFFANQCVRFDGDATYKNPDIAKLVESQMLIAGMYEFSGEYARTVGLPSKSGVGGGITVSVPGKMGIGVFSPALDKHGNSLVGYRMILDLVKQYNLSVF, translated from the coding sequence ATGAAAAAAAATAGCTTGTTACTTTCTGCAAAAGGATTTTTTATTGCAGCTTGTCTTTCCTTCAATATGCTGGCATACGCTCAGAAAACAGCAGATATTTCAACAATTTCAGAAAAAACTTTAAATAGCATTCTGGAGAAAAACAGAACTTATTACACACAGGGGAAAGTAGCTGATTATATTCCTGAACTTGGAAAAATGGATGCCAATGCCGTTGCTTTTTCAGTAGTAGAGAACAATGGAAAAATAGTCAATGTAGGAGATGTACACAAGAAATTTACGATGCAGAGTATTTCCAAGATTATCGCATTAATGATTGCCGTAACCGAAAAAGGAGAAGCCAACGTGTTTGATAAAATGGGGTATTTTGGTACCGATCGGCCTTTTAACCATTTTTCAAATCTTGAAACTACAGGAAAACCCCTTAATCCGATGATGAATGCCGGGGCGATTCTAACGACTTCTTTAATTTCCGGAGAAGGGGAGAAGCCGTTTCTTAAAATTTTGGAGATGGTCCGGTATATCACCAAAGACCCGACTATCGATTATAGTAAATCTGTTTATGAATCCGAAAAATCCACAGGACATCGTAACCGTGGAATGTTCTATCTGATGAAGAATAACGGATTGATTTCTGGAAATGAAGACCAGCTGGATAATTATTTCAAACAATGTTCTATTGAGCTGACGACTGAAGATCTGGCTAAAATAGGATACTTCTTTGCAAACCAATGCGTCCGCTTTGACGGGGATGCTACCTATAAAAATCCGGATATTGCCAAACTGGTAGAATCACAGATGTTGATTGCCGGAATGTACGAATTCAGTGGAGAATATGCCAGAACTGTGGGATTGCCGAGCAAGTCCGGAGTGGGTGGTGGAATTACAGTAAGTGTTCCCGGAAAGATGGGGATTGGTGTTTTCAGTCCGGCATTGGACAAACACGGAAATTCATTGGTGGGTTATCGCATGATTTTAGACCTGGTAAAGCAATATAATTTAAGTGTGTTTTAG